One part of the Microbispora sp. ZYX-F-249 genome encodes these proteins:
- a CDS encoding ABC transporter permease yields the protein MTSTIVPEAGAAAAVRRNFWRGVWRVMRRKPSRMAGAVILVVFAFMGIFGPLLYPDPLPRDTSALYAAPSPRHPFGTDFEGTDVLALVVTGTRYVLLTAVVTAVITVVVGAGIGLFAGFRRGRWDTVLMRFTDMKLTIPGLPLLLVLSTVWKFTGAVEMGLVLGLLGWGGVARAVRAQTLSLRERGFIEAARGLGLSTTHIVGRELLPGMAPYIAMNALIAVTGAVYAQVGLFFLGVLPFEANNWGVMLNLAVFGGGALTTTAALPYLLAPLLAILLLTLGIVLIVDAMDEIFNPRLREE from the coding sequence ATGACAAGCACGATCGTGCCGGAGGCGGGCGCCGCCGCGGCCGTGCGCCGCAACTTCTGGCGGGGCGTCTGGCGGGTCATGCGGCGCAAGCCGAGCCGGATGGCCGGGGCGGTCATCCTCGTGGTGTTCGCGTTCATGGGGATCTTCGGGCCGTTGCTCTACCCCGACCCGCTGCCCCGCGACACGAGCGCGCTCTACGCCGCGCCGAGCCCGCGGCATCCGTTCGGCACCGACTTCGAGGGCACGGACGTGCTCGCCCTCGTCGTGACCGGAACCCGGTACGTCCTGCTGACCGCCGTCGTGACGGCCGTCATCACGGTCGTGGTGGGCGCGGGCATCGGGCTGTTCGCGGGGTTCCGGCGGGGCCGCTGGGACACGGTGCTCATGCGGTTCACCGACATGAAGCTCACGATCCCCGGCCTGCCGCTGCTGCTGGTGCTGTCGACGGTGTGGAAGTTCACCGGCGCCGTCGAGATGGGCCTGGTGCTCGGGCTGCTCGGCTGGGGCGGCGTGGCCCGGGCCGTGCGGGCGCAGACGCTGTCGCTGCGCGAGCGCGGGTTCATCGAGGCCGCCCGGGGGCTCGGCCTGTCCACCACGCACATCGTCGGCAGGGAGCTGCTGCCCGGCATGGCGCCGTACATCGCGATGAACGCGCTCATCGCGGTGACCGGCGCGGTCTACGCGCAGGTGGGCCTGTTCTTCCTGGGCGTGCTGCCGTTCGAGGCCAACAACTGGGGGGTCATGCTCAACCTCGCCGTCTTCGGCGGCGGCGCGCTGACCACGACGGCCGCGCTGCCGTACCTGCTGGCGCCGCTGCTGGCGATCCTGCTGCTCACGCTCGGCATCGTGCTGATCGTGGACGCGATGGACGAGATCTTCAACCCACGGCTGCGGGAGGAGTGA
- a CDS encoding ABC transporter ATP-binding protein: MASEQGPPGVRVRGLTVVYRTPAGELPAVSGVDLDLAPGTITGVVGESGSGKSTLALSLLNAVQPPGRIAAGSVEIEGLGDVVALGGEALRRARGRHVGYVFQAAQNSLNPLKTVGKQVLDLGRSHGVEDPRGLLADARGLLGRMGLDGARVLDSYQHELSGGMRQRVGIMLALVLNARLVVLDEPTTALDMITQATILRIVREVHAERGLTTLVITHDLGVVAEVADRLAVMYGGRVVEHGPTREVLAGPRHPYTRGLLGAIPRLVGDIGEARALPGRPPTLADVPAGGCVFRDRCPLRMDVCETGRPPIVTWGSRSAACHAVRDDEGARRAVAAATGEDQP; the protein is encoded by the coding sequence ATGGCCTCCGAGCAGGGTCCTCCCGGTGTGCGGGTCCGCGGGCTGACCGTGGTCTACCGCACCCCGGCGGGAGAGCTCCCGGCGGTGTCCGGCGTCGACCTCGATCTGGCGCCCGGCACGATCACCGGCGTGGTCGGCGAGTCGGGTTCGGGCAAGTCCACGCTCGCGCTGTCGCTGCTCAACGCCGTCCAGCCGCCCGGCAGGATCGCGGCGGGCAGCGTCGAGATCGAGGGCCTCGGCGACGTCGTGGCGCTCGGCGGTGAGGCACTGCGGCGGGCCCGGGGCCGGCACGTCGGGTACGTCTTCCAAGCGGCGCAGAACTCCTTGAACCCACTCAAGACGGTCGGCAAACAGGTGCTCGACCTGGGGCGCTCGCACGGCGTCGAGGACCCGCGCGGCCTGCTGGCCGACGCCCGTGGCCTGCTCGGCCGGATGGGCCTGGACGGCGCCCGGGTGCTCGACTCCTACCAGCACGAGCTGTCCGGCGGCATGCGCCAGCGGGTCGGCATCATGCTGGCCCTGGTGCTGAACGCCCGCCTCGTCGTGCTGGACGAGCCCACGACCGCGCTCGACATGATCACCCAGGCGACGATCCTGCGGATCGTGCGCGAGGTGCACGCCGAGCGCGGGCTCACCACGCTCGTCATCACCCACGACCTCGGGGTGGTCGCCGAGGTCGCCGACCGGCTCGCCGTGATGTACGGCGGACGCGTGGTCGAGCACGGCCCGACCCGCGAGGTGCTCGCCGGGCCGCGCCACCCGTACACGCGGGGGCTTCTCGGGGCCATCCCGCGCCTGGTCGGCGACATCGGCGAGGCGCGGGCCCTGCCGGGCCGCCCGCCGACGCTGGCCGACGTTCCGGCCGGCGGGTGCGTGTTCCGCGACCGCTGCCCGCTGCGCATGGACGTGTGCGAGACCGGCAGGCCGCCCATCGTGACCTGGGGCTCTAGGTCGGCGGCCTGCCATGCCGTACGGGACGACGAGGGGGCCAGGCGGGCCGTGGCCGCCGCGACGGGGGAGGACCAGCCATGA
- a CDS encoding ABC transporter ATP-binding protein, which translates to MIGGTGITKTFRQRGGVLGAREVPALRGVDFAIPKGGAVSFIGESGCGKTTLGRIIAGLETCDSGEIVIDDVAMSSLSHRRRQPYFRRVQLVHQDPYSALNPTRTIHQALAAPLALRARQTGRPRAWADERAAELLGLVGLDPGYVLPRYPHQLSGGMRQRVVIARALTVDPEVLVADEAVSMIDVSLRLGILALLKDLRERLGVSVLFITHDVATARYIGADGELYVIYRGQVVERGPVETVISAPVHPYTQALLSAIPVLHGLESPGEQRVVPVEAPGDHPGDHMGGCLFAPRCPFRTERCERERPVLGHDGGTPQRHACFHPERRSVVAVPVSRR; encoded by the coding sequence ATGATCGGCGGGACCGGCATCACGAAGACGTTCCGGCAGCGCGGCGGCGTGCTCGGCGCGCGGGAGGTCCCGGCGCTGCGCGGCGTGGACTTCGCGATCCCAAAGGGCGGGGCCGTGTCGTTCATCGGCGAGTCGGGCTGTGGCAAGACCACGCTCGGCCGGATCATCGCCGGGCTGGAGACCTGCGACTCCGGGGAGATCGTCATCGACGACGTGGCGATGTCGTCGCTGAGCCACCGCAGGCGGCAGCCGTACTTCCGCCGGGTCCAGCTCGTCCACCAGGACCCGTACTCCGCGCTGAACCCGACGCGCACCATCCACCAGGCGCTGGCCGCGCCGCTCGCGCTGCGGGCGCGGCAGACGGGCCGGCCGCGCGCGTGGGCGGACGAGCGGGCGGCGGAACTGCTCGGGCTGGTCGGGCTCGACCCGGGCTACGTGCTGCCGCGCTATCCCCACCAGCTTTCCGGCGGCATGCGCCAGCGCGTGGTGATCGCCCGCGCGCTCACCGTCGATCCCGAGGTCCTGGTCGCCGACGAGGCCGTCTCGATGATCGACGTGTCGCTGCGCCTGGGCATCCTCGCTCTGCTGAAGGACCTGCGCGAGCGGCTCGGGGTGAGCGTGCTGTTCATCACGCATGACGTGGCGACGGCCCGCTACATCGGCGCCGACGGTGAGCTGTACGTCATCTACCGCGGCCAGGTGGTCGAGCGCGGCCCGGTCGAGACCGTCATCTCGGCGCCGGTGCATCCCTACACCCAGGCGCTGCTGTCGGCCATCCCGGTGCTGCACGGGCTGGAGTCGCCGGGCGAGCAGCGGGTCGTGCCGGTGGAGGCGCCGGGAGACCACCCGGGCGACCACATGGGGGGCTGCCTGTTCGCGCCGCGCTGCCCGTTCCGTACGGAGCGGTGTGAGCGGGAGCGGCCCGTGCTGGGTCACGACGGCGGCACGCCGCAGCGGCACGCCTGCTTCCACCCCGAACGCCGCAGCGTGGTCGCCGTGCCGGTGAGCCGCCGGTGA
- the murQ gene encoding N-acetylmuramic acid 6-phosphate etherase, whose protein sequence is MTDPLTGLSTEQLSTEQLSTEQSDLFTEQSDPRYREIDRLPTEEIARLMNAADATVPGAVAKAIPAVSAAVDAIVARMGGGGRLFYVGAGTSGRLGVLDASECPPTFGTDPELVQGVIAGGEAALTRSIEGAEDDHGGGVAAVAERGLGPLDSLVGISASGRAPFVLGALGEAARRGALTVSLSCNPGSPLSERAEHPIEVVVGPEVVAGSTRLKAGTAQKLVLNMISTIAMIRLGRTYGNTMIEVSAVNAKLARRATRIVGDLTGAGPAAARAALEAADWNIKAAVLMIEHDLGPDDARALLRANGDRLEAARHAGGAA, encoded by the coding sequence ATGACTGACCCACTGACGGGCCTGTCCACCGAGCAGCTTTCCACCGAGCAGCTTTCCACCGAGCAGAGCGACTTGTTCACCGAGCAGAGCGATCCGCGGTATCGCGAGATCGACCGGCTCCCGACCGAGGAGATCGCCCGGCTGATGAACGCGGCCGACGCCACCGTGCCCGGCGCGGTGGCCAAGGCCATTCCGGCCGTCTCGGCCGCCGTCGACGCCATCGTCGCCCGGATGGGCGGGGGCGGACGCCTCTTCTACGTGGGCGCGGGGACCTCCGGCAGGCTCGGCGTCCTCGACGCGTCGGAGTGCCCGCCGACCTTCGGCACCGATCCCGAGCTCGTGCAGGGCGTCATCGCGGGCGGCGAGGCCGCGCTGACCCGGTCGATCGAGGGCGCCGAGGACGACCACGGCGGCGGGGTGGCGGCCGTCGCCGAGCGCGGCCTGGGCCCGCTCGACTCGCTCGTGGGGATCTCCGCCAGCGGCCGGGCGCCGTTCGTGCTCGGCGCGCTGGGCGAGGCGGCCCGGCGCGGGGCGCTGACCGTGAGCCTGTCGTGCAATCCGGGGTCGCCGCTGTCGGAGCGGGCCGAGCATCCGATCGAGGTGGTCGTCGGGCCCGAGGTGGTGGCAGGCTCGACCCGGCTCAAGGCGGGGACCGCCCAGAAGCTCGTGCTCAACATGATCTCCACGATCGCGATGATCCGGCTCGGCCGGACGTACGGGAACACCATGATCGAGGTCTCGGCGGTGAACGCGAAGCTCGCGCGCCGGGCGACGCGGATCGTCGGCGACCTCACCGGCGCCGGGCCCGCCGCCGCGCGGGCGGCGCTGGAGGCCGCGGACTGGAACATCAAGGCGGCGGTGCTGATGATCGAGCACGACCTCGGCCCGGACGACGCCCGTGCGCTGCTGCGGGCCAACGGCGACCGGCTGGAGGCCGCCCGCCACGCCGGTGGCGCCGCCTGA
- a CDS encoding MurR/RpiR family transcriptional regulator, which produces MNENEGAAPVNPIATVRAVLPSLTPAARTIARLILDDPAMVARSTITEISAVSGISEATIVRTARALGFAGYSQLRFALAAAVARDTPERLVPGDLAPDDPLTDVIAKVTRAESQALADTAAQLNPEGLGAVVDAVAGARRVDVYGVGASGLVAADMAQKLMRIGLPGHHFTDAHLALTSAALLREGDVAVGVSCTGETPDVLGPARVARKAGAMVVAITNNPRSSLAGIADHVLISAGRETAFRPGALASRISQLLIVDCLFVGVAQRTFDTSDAALRATRDALADYLGDAHRRVRSA; this is translated from the coding sequence ATGAACGAGAACGAGGGCGCCGCACCGGTCAACCCGATCGCGACGGTGCGTGCGGTGCTGCCCTCGCTCACCCCCGCCGCCCGGACCATCGCGCGTCTCATCCTCGACGACCCCGCCATGGTGGCCCGCAGCACGATCACGGAGATCAGCGCGGTCTCGGGGATCAGCGAGGCGACCATCGTGCGGACCGCACGGGCGCTGGGGTTCGCCGGCTACTCCCAGCTGCGGTTCGCGCTGGCCGCGGCCGTGGCCAGGGACACCCCCGAACGGCTCGTGCCGGGTGACCTCGCCCCGGACGACCCCCTGACCGACGTCATCGCCAAGGTCACCCGGGCCGAGTCGCAGGCGCTCGCCGACACGGCGGCGCAGCTCAACCCCGAAGGGCTCGGCGCGGTGGTGGACGCGGTCGCCGGCGCCCGCCGCGTGGACGTGTACGGCGTGGGCGCCTCCGGCCTCGTCGCGGCCGACATGGCGCAGAAGCTCATGCGGATCGGGCTGCCCGGCCACCACTTCACCGACGCGCATCTGGCGCTCACCAGCGCCGCGCTGCTGCGCGAGGGGGACGTCGCCGTCGGAGTGAGCTGCACCGGCGAGACACCCGACGTGCTCGGCCCGGCACGGGTCGCCCGCAAGGCCGGCGCGATGGTCGTGGCCATCACCAACAACCCGCGCTCGTCGCTGGCCGGGATCGCCGACCACGTCCTGATCTCCGCGGGGCGCGAGACCGCGTTCCGGCCGGGCGCGCTGGCCAGCCGGATCAGCCAGCTCCTCATCGTCGACTGCCTGTTCGTCGGCGTCGCGCAGCGCACGTTCGACACCTCCGACGCCGCCTTACGCGCGACCCGCGACGCGCTCGCCGACTATCTCGGCGACGCCCACCGCCGCGTCCGCAGCGCCTGA
- a CDS encoding glycoside hydrolase family 10 protein: MSSPSRRSVLRGLALAAAAASVPLPALAASPASASPAGYVPPLRQMRGMWIASVVNINWPSKPGLTPEQQQAELTAWLDLAVARRLNSVFVQIRPTADAFWPSPYEPWSQYLTGVQGQDPGYDPLGFAVEAAHRRGLAFHAWFNPYRVSMQADPAKLHPDHPGRRHPEWIVPYGGKLYYNPGIPEVRAFVQDAMMDAVTRYDIDGVHFDDYFYPVNTTAFDDSAAYAAYGAGFPDLAAWRRNNVDLLVREMQRRVRRAKPEVIWGIGPSGIWRNKATDPLGSDTSGGQSYDNLHADTRGWVKKGWLDYVAPQLYWYIGQSNADYVKLVPWWSDVAAGTGVQLWIGQAAYKAGTAGQPAEWFQPDELARHLTLNRDHPEVGGDIWYNAADVRDDRLGSISAVVSGHYTRPALAPLLPRLAGGEPPRRPVLASARRVSGGVELHVEAAGPRAPFQFAVFRFDRPARRQDFADATHLVAVVPAGRHVRWVDPDGAPGHRYHVTAVDRASRQSEPSRERRVP, encoded by the coding sequence TTGAGCTCACCCTCCCGGCGTTCCGTGCTGCGCGGCCTGGCCCTCGCCGCCGCTGCGGCGAGCGTCCCGCTGCCCGCCCTCGCCGCATCCCCCGCTTCCGCCTCGCCCGCCGGGTACGTCCCGCCGCTGCGTCAGATGCGCGGCATGTGGATCGCCTCGGTCGTCAACATCAACTGGCCGTCCAAGCCCGGGCTGACGCCCGAGCAGCAGCAGGCCGAGCTCACGGCCTGGCTCGACCTGGCCGTGGCGCGCCGGCTCAACTCCGTGTTCGTGCAGATCAGGCCGACCGCCGACGCCTTCTGGCCGTCGCCGTACGAGCCGTGGTCGCAGTATCTGACCGGCGTCCAGGGGCAGGACCCGGGCTACGACCCGCTGGGCTTCGCCGTCGAGGCGGCCCACCGGCGAGGGCTCGCGTTCCACGCCTGGTTCAACCCGTACCGCGTGTCGATGCAGGCGGACCCGGCCAAGCTGCACCCCGACCACCCCGGCCGCCGCCATCCCGAATGGATCGTGCCGTACGGCGGGAAGCTCTACTACAACCCCGGAATCCCGGAGGTCCGCGCGTTCGTGCAGGACGCGATGATGGACGCCGTCACCCGCTACGACATCGACGGCGTGCACTTCGACGACTACTTCTACCCGGTCAACACCACGGCGTTCGACGACAGCGCGGCCTATGCGGCGTACGGCGCGGGCTTCCCCGACCTGGCCGCCTGGCGGCGGAACAACGTCGACCTGCTCGTCCGGGAGATGCAGCGGCGTGTGCGGAGGGCCAAGCCCGAGGTGATCTGGGGCATCGGCCCGTCGGGCATCTGGCGCAACAAGGCCACCGACCCTCTCGGCTCCGACACCAGCGGCGGCCAGTCGTACGACAACCTGCACGCCGACACCCGTGGCTGGGTGAAGAAGGGCTGGCTCGACTACGTCGCGCCGCAGCTGTACTGGTACATCGGCCAGTCGAACGCCGACTACGTCAAGCTCGTCCCCTGGTGGTCCGACGTGGCCGCCGGCACCGGGGTGCAGCTGTGGATCGGCCAGGCGGCGTACAAGGCGGGGACGGCGGGGCAGCCCGCCGAGTGGTTCCAGCCGGACGAGCTCGCCCGGCACCTCACGCTCAACCGGGACCATCCGGAGGTCGGCGGAGACATCTGGTACAACGCGGCCGACGTCCGCGACGACCGGCTCGGCTCGATCAGCGCGGTCGTGAGCGGGCACTACACGCGGCCCGCGCTCGCGCCGCTGCTGCCCAGGCTCGCGGGCGGCGAGCCGCCGCGCCGTCCCGTGCTCGCCTCGGCCCGGCGCGTGAGCGGGGGCGTCGAGCTGCACGTCGAGGCGGCGGGTCCCCGCGCCCCGTTCCAGTTCGCCGTCTTCCGGTTCGACCGGCCCGCCCGCCGGCAGGACTTCGCCGACGCGACGCACCTGGTCGCGGTCGTCCCCGCGGGCAGGCACGTCCGCTGGGTGGACCCCGACGGCGCGCCCGGCCACCGCTATCACGTCACGGCGGTGGACCGGGCATCCCGGCAGAGCGAGCCGAGCCGCGAACGCAGGGTGCCCTGA
- a CDS encoding winged helix-turn-helix transcriptional regulator, whose amino-acid sequence MATMTAAQKREQAKMEYDAFLAACPSRQLLDRISNKWVTLILAALGGGCDGEPQPMRYSELSRLLAGVSQKMLTQTLRSLERDGLITRTATPTVPVTVTYELTDLGLSLQQMMRGLKTWAQAHMDDVLAHRTTYDARTA is encoded by the coding sequence ATGGCGACGATGACGGCGGCCCAGAAGAGGGAGCAGGCCAAGATGGAATACGACGCTTTCCTGGCGGCGTGTCCAAGCCGGCAACTGCTCGACCGGATCTCCAACAAGTGGGTCACGCTGATCCTGGCCGCGCTGGGCGGCGGCTGCGACGGTGAGCCCCAGCCGATGCGCTACTCGGAACTGTCCCGGCTGCTCGCCGGCGTCAGTCAGAAGATGCTCACGCAGACGCTGCGCTCCCTGGAACGCGACGGTCTGATCACCCGCACCGCGACGCCGACCGTGCCCGTCACGGTCACCTACGAGCTGACCGACCTCGGTCTCTCCCTGCAGCAGATGATGCGCGGCCTGAAGACCTGGGCCCAGGCGCACATGGACGACGTGCTCGCCCACCGCACGACGTACGACGCCCGCACCGCCTGA
- a CDS encoding aldo/keto reductase family oxidoreductase, with protein MSTLSISLPGGIWTLGDLTVTRFGYGAMQLAGPGVMGPPADHDGALAVLREAVDLGITHIDTADAYGPRVTNQLIREALHPYPGSLHIVTKVGATRDEQGGWPPARRPDDLRRAVHENLENLGLEVLDVVNLRLGDAQGPQPGSLAEAFETLVDLQRQGLIRHLGVSNATAEQVAEARSIAPIVCVQNMYNLAHRQDDELIDELAEQGIAYVPFFPLGGFSPLQSSALSAVAARLDATPMSVALAWLLRRSPNILLIPGTSSVAHLRENVAGAGLSLSDEDLADLDKIGR; from the coding sequence ATGAGCACGCTCTCCATTTCGCTTCCCGGCGGCATCTGGACTCTGGGCGACCTGACCGTCACCCGGTTCGGCTACGGCGCCATGCAGCTCGCCGGTCCCGGGGTCATGGGCCCGCCCGCCGACCACGACGGCGCACTGGCCGTCCTGCGCGAGGCCGTCGACCTCGGCATCACCCACATCGACACCGCCGACGCCTACGGGCCGCGCGTCACCAACCAGCTGATCCGCGAAGCGCTGCACCCCTATCCGGGCTCGCTGCACATCGTGACCAAGGTCGGCGCGACCCGCGACGAGCAGGGAGGCTGGCCCCCGGCCCGCCGGCCCGACGACCTGCGCCGCGCCGTCCACGAGAACCTGGAGAACCTCGGCCTCGAGGTGCTGGACGTGGTCAACCTCCGGCTCGGCGACGCGCAGGGCCCTCAACCCGGGTCGCTCGCCGAGGCGTTCGAGACGCTCGTCGACCTCCAGCGGCAGGGCCTGATCCGCCACCTCGGCGTGAGCAACGCGACGGCGGAGCAGGTCGCCGAGGCGCGCTCGATCGCGCCGATCGTGTGCGTGCAGAACATGTACAACCTCGCCCACCGCCAGGACGACGAGCTGATCGACGAGCTCGCCGAGCAGGGCATCGCCTATGTGCCCTTCTTCCCGCTCGGCGGCTTCAGCCCGCTGCAGTCCTCGGCGCTGTCGGCCGTGGCCGCCCGGCTGGACGCGACGCCCATGTCCGTCGCCCTGGCCTGGTTGCTGCGGCGGTCGCCGAACATCCTGCTGATCCCCGGCACCTCGTCGGTGGCACACCTGCGCGAGAACGTCGCGGGCGCCGGGCTCTCCCTCTCCGACGAGGACCTCGCCGATCTGGACAAGATCGGCCGCTGA
- a CDS encoding carboxymuconolactone decarboxylase family protein, with amino-acid sequence METPTDFDVIDGMDPVFAQMAAASVGHCWAVPELSDREKVFLALVADVCQPALGLPFEMHVREGLRRGLSTADMRALLRLVSYDSGYAAALAALERLAEVEAAAGLPRPDAEPLPRELLETGPGAAPTPLPEPVRAELSGLDPYFLEYFDLQSRMRGVQGPGTLSIRERAFVTMSVDVHYQTLDETFRIHVGRALGAGASAEDVRAVLRFNAQFGATRAWQAWKALNACLAGFAPAR; translated from the coding sequence GTGGAAACTCCGACCGACTTCGACGTGATCGACGGGATGGACCCGGTGTTCGCCCAGATGGCCGCCGCCAGCGTCGGACACTGCTGGGCGGTGCCCGAGCTGTCCGACCGCGAGAAGGTCTTCCTGGCCCTGGTGGCGGACGTCTGCCAGCCCGCCCTCGGGTTACCGTTCGAGATGCACGTCCGCGAGGGCCTGCGGCGCGGCCTGTCCACCGCGGACATGCGGGCGCTGCTGCGCCTGGTCTCCTACGACAGCGGGTACGCCGCCGCACTGGCCGCCCTGGAGCGGCTCGCCGAGGTCGAGGCCGCGGCCGGGCTGCCCCGCCCGGACGCCGAACCGCTGCCCCGGGAACTGCTGGAGACCGGCCCCGGGGCCGCGCCGACCCCGCTGCCCGAGCCGGTGCGTGCCGAGCTGAGCGGGCTCGACCCGTACTTCCTGGAGTACTTCGACCTGCAGTCGCGCATGCGGGGCGTCCAGGGGCCGGGCACGTTGAGCATCCGTGAGCGGGCGTTCGTGACGATGAGCGTCGACGTGCATTATCAGACCCTGGACGAGACGTTCCGCATCCACGTGGGCCGCGCCCTCGGGGCCGGCGCGTCAGCCGAGGACGTGCGGGCCGTGCTGCGCTTCAACGCGCAGTTCGGGGCGACGAGGGCCTGGCAGGCGTGGAAGGCGCTCAACGCCTGCCTCGCCGGCTTCGCCCCCGCCCGCTGA
- a CDS encoding TetR/AcrR family transcriptional regulator, translating to MEATPTPATGPPAPAARRRPNARGQGERLREEIVAAAMRMLDDLADDEALSLRAVARAVSIAATSVYLHFPDRDALVLAVLRRCHEELVRTGDEADAAQEDPAGRLRARILAQAAWAHEHPGLYKVLHESAVHRRLGMPFKEVLVARTTEAVQRCMDAGIAPRDDAATVAIDLRTAVNGMLSQRINEPDLPWPPAEEQIDRFLTKLVGLPPRAG from the coding sequence ATGGAAGCCACCCCAACTCCGGCAACCGGGCCCCCGGCCCCCGCCGCCCGCCGCCGCCCGAACGCGCGCGGGCAGGGCGAGCGGCTGCGCGAGGAGATCGTCGCGGCGGCCATGCGGATGCTCGACGACCTCGCCGACGACGAGGCGCTGTCGCTGCGGGCCGTGGCGCGCGCCGTGTCGATCGCGGCCACCTCGGTCTACCTGCACTTTCCCGATCGCGACGCGCTCGTGCTCGCGGTCCTGCGGCGCTGCCACGAGGAGCTGGTGCGGACCGGCGACGAGGCCGACGCGGCGCAGGAGGACCCCGCGGGCCGGCTGCGCGCGCGCATCCTCGCGCAGGCCGCCTGGGCGCACGAGCATCCGGGCCTCTACAAGGTGCTGCACGAGAGCGCCGTCCACCGCCGGCTCGGCATGCCGTTCAAGGAGGTGCTGGTGGCCAGGACCACGGAGGCGGTCCAGCGCTGCATGGACGCCGGCATCGCCCCGCGCGACGACGCCGCCACGGTCGCCATCGACCTGCGCACCGCCGTGAACGGCATGCTGTCGCAGCGGATCAACGAGCCCGACCTGCCCTGGCCGCCCGCCGAGGAGCAGATCGACCGATTCCTCACCAAGCTCGTCGGCCTGCCGCCGAGAGCCGGCTAG
- a CDS encoding anhydro-N-acetylmuramic acid kinase — protein sequence MRVLGLISGTSHDGIDCALVRWSADGDLLTGVVEHTGTVPYPPGLRAAIVAALPPNSTDMGEVCRLDTLVGQAFAEAAAGCPPADLVCSHGQTLYHWVEEGRVRGTLQLGQPAWIAERLGVPVVSDLRVRDVAAGGQGAPLVSAFDLPLLAGLREPSGPQGPPEPLGPREPHGPTPPSPPVEPPVSSGSHGSRGPAAPPGRAGALNLGGIANLTVAPTAGEPPLAYDTGPASALLDAAVLAATGRPYDEDGRLAATGRVHEGLLAELLAEPYYHRPPPKTTGKELFHAGYLERVAGPYALGLPDLLATLAALTAETVAAEIRRHRLGTVVVSGGGVRNPALMRALRERAAGVRLLPSDDLGVPSDAKEAIAFSYLGWLTAHGLPGTVPACTGAAGPRVLGTITPGRGPLRLPGPLGAPPRSIRMGAVDPDTV from the coding sequence ATGCGCGTGCTCGGGCTGATCTCGGGGACCTCCCACGACGGGATCGACTGCGCGCTCGTCCGCTGGTCTGCGGACGGCGACCTGCTCACCGGGGTCGTGGAACACACCGGCACGGTGCCGTACCCTCCCGGCCTGCGGGCCGCGATCGTCGCCGCGCTGCCGCCGAACAGCACGGACATGGGCGAGGTCTGCCGTCTCGACACCCTCGTCGGGCAGGCGTTCGCCGAGGCGGCGGCGGGCTGCCCGCCCGCCGACCTCGTCTGCTCCCACGGGCAGACGCTGTATCACTGGGTCGAGGAGGGGCGTGTGCGCGGGACGCTCCAGCTCGGTCAGCCAGCCTGGATCGCCGAACGGCTCGGCGTCCCGGTCGTGTCTGACCTGCGGGTGCGCGACGTGGCGGCAGGCGGACAGGGCGCGCCGCTCGTGTCCGCCTTCGACCTGCCGCTGCTCGCCGGACTGCGCGAGCCCTCCGGGCCGCAAGGGCCGCCCGAACCCCTCGGACCCCGGGAGCCGCACGGGCCGACCCCGCCGTCCCCGCCGGTCGAGCCGCCCGTATCGTCCGGATCGCACGGGTCGCGCGGGCCGGCTGCTCCGCCCGGTCGCGCGGGCGCCCTCAACCTCGGCGGCATCGCCAACCTCACCGTGGCTCCCACGGCCGGCGAGCCTCCGCTCGCCTACGACACCGGCCCGGCCTCGGCGCTGCTGGACGCGGCCGTGCTCGCGGCCACCGGCAGGCCGTACGACGAGGACGGCCGGCTGGCGGCGACGGGGAGGGTGCACGAGGGGCTGCTGGCCGAGTTGCTCGCCGAGCCCTACTATCACCGGCCGCCGCCCAAGACGACGGGCAAGGAACTCTTTCACGCGGGCTATCTGGAGCGGGTGGCCGGGCCGTACGCGCTGGGGCTGCCGGATCTGCTGGCGACGCTCGCGGCGCTCACCGCCGAGACGGTCGCGGCCGAGATCCGGCGGCACCGGCTCGGCACGGTGGTCGTGTCCGGCGGCGGGGTGCGCAACCCGGCCCTGATGCGCGCGCTGCGCGAGCGGGCCGCAGGTGTGCGGCTGCTGCCGAGCGACGACCTCGGTGTGCCCTCCGACGCCAAGGAGGCGATCGCGTTCTCCTATCTCGGCTGGCTGACCGCGCACGGCCTGCCCGGCACCGTGCCCGCCTGCACCGGCGCGGCCGGGCCGCGCGTGCTCGGCACGATCACCCCTGGGCGCGGGCCGCTGCGGCTGCCCGGACCGCTGGGCGCGCCGCCCCGGAGCATCCGCATGGGCGCTGTTGACCCTGACACCGTGTGA